From the Ciona intestinalis chromosome 2, KH, whole genome shotgun sequence genome, one window contains:
- the rhamm gene encoding hyaluronan-mediated motility receptor isoform X1, with protein MSFPRAALKRFNEAKDSGPPPGHYTVKQPEKNLGTFKFEHAGERFKSMESIPDESVQADNNTFTAPVPPITNSKKKLNFSGSENKKPEKRRTPVKSSPNVVSKEKQAYEREIRQLLQQCSDREADIKRHKLEIQRFEGKVSILTKDKISLESNTSLMEKSIAALTKKNEFLIAQCEKEKKKENSELDLKKLKTQILSMKQQSDRDKMKIANLEADLDAARSRIMALRDANKVLEQLNLEIEKHGSDVSVQVERLQGLVDKLREENARLQDEGEDTKLKLTEIQEEFNEKLQCVLQERMKECENKTQAANKQVAELQTNIQDADAKLEELSETVNLLQCEKSDMHAVNVKLQQHISETEQRCETFAAEESERKNELKKRIMEVETAQVEIENLQKELKENKEKHESVLKETDERRAEALEESRALNKKLDALAKCEAELSQEVSNKTSETEQLRGQLESVTSSKNDLAQEVETIKKELGLLRADHMEKSKKLNEVETEKKTLMEQLDDNKHQLERHKEASMTSEAKYLDLEKQFASANQNAMAIKMREEKLRLEVEDARMTWKQEEEGHHEKLKEFTRRILDTQKKLNQRENEVKTLTEELVSIKRAMDDLNDKSNEQCRNSEVEISRWKTLYEELLEKVKPFQGQLDAYSAEKAMLLSETSAAQAETTRLGLKYAELLGHQNQRQKIKHIVKIKEESVALKQENTKLRNQVSLLTKQVVKSRKPVFDPATAFQHHKENANPN; from the exons ATGTCTTTTCCTAGAGCGGCATTAAAAAGATTTAATGAAGCGAAAG ATTCTGGCCCTCCTCCTGGCCACTACACCGTAAAACAGCCAGAAAAGAACCTTGGAACATTTAAATTTGAGCATGCTGGTGAAAGATTTAAATCAATGGAGTCAATTCCAGATGAAAGTGTACAAGCTGATAATAATACTTTCACAGCTCCTGTTCCCCCAATAACTAACAGCaagaaaaagttaaacttttctggctcagaaaataaaaag CCAGAAAAAAGAAGAACACCAGTGAAAAGTTCACCTAATGTTGTTTCAAAAGAAAAGCAAGCCTATGAAAGGGAG ATTCGTCAGCTGTTACAGCAGTGTAGTGACAGGGAAGCCGACATCAAACGTCATAAACTTGAAATCCAGCGGTTTGAGGGAAAAGTTAGCATTCTAACCAAGGATAAGATTTCACTTGAAAGCAATACAAGCCTTATGGAGAAAAGTATAGCAGCACTGACTAAGAAAAATGAGTTTCTTATAGCTCAG tgtgaaaaagagaagaaaaaggaaaacagTGAGTTGGAccttaaaaaactaaaaactcaAATTTTGTCAATGAAGcag CAAAGTGATAGAGACAAAATGAAAATTGCCAACTTGGAGGCGGACCTGGATGCTGCTAGGTCAAGGATTATGGCTTTGCGAGATGCAAACAAAGTGTTAG AGCAACTAAACCTTGAAATTGAAAAGCATGGAAGTGATGTATCCGTGCAGGTGGAAAGATTACAAG GATTGGTGGATAAACTCAGAGAAGAAAACGCTCGACTTCAGGATGAAGGAGAAGATACTAAATTAAAGCTCACAGAGATTCAAGAAGAGTTTAATGAAAAACTACAGTGTGTGCTCCAAGAACGTATGAAGGAATGTGAAAATAAGACACAG GCTGCCAATAAGCAAGTTGCAGAATTGCAAACCAACATACAAGATGCAGATGCAAAGCTTGAGGAATTGTCAGAAACAGTGAACTTATTGCAGTGTGAAAAGTCTGACATGCATGCAGTGAATGTAAAGTTGCAACAACATATATCTGAAACTGAACAACGATGTGAAACATTTGCTGCAGAGGAAAG TGAgcgaaaaaatgaattaaagaAGAGAATTATGGAAGTGGAAACCGCTCAAGTGGAAATTGAAAATCTTCAAAAGGAATTGAAAGAAAACAAGGAGAAGCATGAAAG CGTTTTGAAGGAGACTGACGAAAGACGCGCCGAAGCACTTGAAGAATCAAGGGCTCTGAATAAGAAGCTAG ATGCATTGGCGAAATGTGAAGCCGAATTGTCGCAAGAAGTTTCCAACAAAACTTCCGAAACCGAACAACTTCGTGGGCAGCTTGAGTCGGTGACGTCATCTAAGAACGATTTAGCCCAAGAGGTGGAAACTATAAAA AAAGAGCTTGGCTTGCTGCGTGCGGACCACAtggaaaaatcaaaaaagctAAACGAAGTGGAAACAGAGAAGAAAACGTTGATGGAACAGTTGGATGATAATAAACATCAACTTGAAAG acACAAGGAAGCGTCAATGACGTCTGAGGCGAAATATCTCGATTTGGAAAAGCAGTTTGCATCAGCTAATCAGAATGCTATGGCGATAAAAATGCGGGAGGAGAAGTTGAGATTGGAGGTGGAGGATGCAAGGATGACATGGAAGCAGGAAGAGGAAGGGCATCATGAGAAACTCAAGGAGTTTACAAG GAGGATTTTGGACACGCAGAAAAAACTGAACCAGCGTGAAAATGAAGTGAAAACTTTAACAGAAGAATTAGTGAGCATTAAGAGAGCTATGGATGATTTGAATGATAAATCCAATGAACAATGTCGAAACTCGGAAGTTGAAATATCAAG ATGGAAGACATTGTATGAGGAGTTATTGGAGAAAGTGAAGCCTTTCCAG GGTCAGCTTGACGCCTACTCAGCAGAGAAAGCGATGCTtttgtccgaaacatctgctgctCAAGCTGAAACTACTAGACTTGGTCTAAAGTATGCGGAGTTACTTGGCCATCAGAACCAACGGcagaaaattaaacatatcGTGAAAATCAAGGAAGAAAGTGTTGCATTGAAACAG gaaaacacaaaattgCGAAACCAAGTATCTCTGCTGACGAAGCAAGTCGTAAAATCCCGTAAACCTGTGTTCGACCCTGCTACTGCATTTCAACATCATAAAGAGAACGCCAACCCCAACTAA
- the LOC100177090 gene encoding ceramide synthase 1-like — protein MAASSNHYRFAQPTYCQFVTDVSSELIKAWNNLETTDLYPTSWLKTLQREGSCTVQDIVLLVVLSVAWTVVRSVTTKFLFVPIAKNSGLRKKEELKVPESLWKFSFSTVAWLISSYLVLVQYNLFHDPVNATTNWVLHSTVESDIYFVYMFQMTFYIHSVHATLVLDEWRKDSVVLILHHVVTMMLISASYLFRYTYLGILVLFLHDFSDIFLEVTKLAVYYKTKGGRWSNICGVFSTIGFVMFAISWFVFRLYWYPLKAVYACAYISRQVQTAYPPFYFFLNGLMLTLLFLHMYWFKFILVMTFNILSGKSKKVEDTREYKDSPTPDDSFNHVSRNGANVKLD, from the exons ATGGCTGCCTCGAGCAACCACTACAGATTTGCGCAACCGACTTACTGCCAGTTTGTGACTGATGTTAGTTCAGAACTTATCAAAGCTTGGAACAATCTTGAGACGACAGATTTATATCCTACCAGCTGGTTAAAAACCTTGCAACGTGAAGGTTCGTGTACAGTACAAGATATCGTTTTGTTAGTAGTATTGTCAGTCGCGTGGACAGTAGTAAGAAGCGTAACTaccaagtttttgtttgtg cCTATCGCGAAAAATTCTGGCCTGAGAAAGAAAGAAGAATTGAAGGTTCCAGAGTCATTATGGAAATTCAGTTTCTCAACGGTGGCGTGGCTTATCTCATCTTATCTGGTGTTGGTGCAATACAATTTGTTTCACGACCCCGTTAACGCAACTACAA ATTGGGTGCTTCATTCGACGGTTGAGTCAGACATTTATTTCGTGTACATGTTTCAAATGACCTTCTACATTCATTCGGTTCACGCGACACTTGTTCTGGACGAATGGCGCAAAGATTCCGTCGTTTTAATACTGCATCATGTCGTGACAATGATGTTAATCTCGGCTTCATATTTGTTCAG ATATACTTACCTTGGGATTCTGGTGTTGTTTCTCCATGACTTTAGTGACATCTTCTTAGAAGTTACCAAGCTTGCCgtttattataaaacgaaAGGCGGACGCTGGTCGAATATTTGTGGTGTTTTTTCTACTATTGGTTTCGTTATGTTTGCGATTTCGTG GTTTGTGTTCCGATTATATTGGTATCCGCTGAAGGCAGTGTACGCGTGCGCTTACATCAGCAGGCAAGTCCAAACTGCATATCCACCATTCTACTTCTTTCTAAACGGACTTATGCTCACTCTACTCTTTCTGCATATGTATTGGTTTAAG tttatctTGGTGATGACGTTCAATATTTTGAGTGGGAAAAGTAAGAAAGTGGAAGACACAAGAGAGTACAAAGATTCGCCAACGCCCGATGATTCCTTCAATCATGTTTCTCG AAATGGAGCAAATGTTAAATTGGACTGA
- the rhamm gene encoding hyaluronan-mediated motility receptor: MSFPRAALKRFNEAKDSGPPPGHYTVKQPEKNLGTFKFEHAGERFKSMESIPDESVQADNNTFTAPVPPITNSKKKLNFSGSENKKPEKRRTPVKSSPNVVSKEKQAYEREIRQLLQQCSDREADIKRHKLEIQRFEGKVSILTKDKISLESNTSLMEKSIAALTKKNEFLIAQCEKEKKKENSELDLKKLKTQILSMKQQSDRDKMKIANLEADLDAARSRIMALRDANKVLEQLNLEIEKHGSDVSVQVERLQGLVDKLREENARLQDEGEDTKLKLTEIQEEFNEKLQCVLQERMKECENKTQAANKQVAELQTNIQDADAKLEELSETVNLLQCEKSDMHAVNVKLQQHISETEQRCETFAAEESERKNELKKRIMEVETAQVEIENLQKELKENKEKHESVLKETDERRAEALEESRALNKKLDALAKCEAELSQEVSNKTSETEQLRGQLESVTSSKNDLAQEVETIKKELGLLRADHMEKSKKLNEVETEKKTLMEQLDDNKHQLERHKEASMTSEAKYLDLEKQFASANQNAMAIKMREEKLRLEVEDARMTWKQEEEGHHEKLKEFTRRILDTQKKLNQRENEVKTLTEELVSIKRAMDDLNDKSNEQCRNSEVEISSLKAKNEQLECDVTKLTEGINELKEAVESKGNADETEKWKTLYEELLEKVKPFQGQLDAYSAEKAMLLSETSAAQAETTRLGLKYAELLGHQNQRQKIKHIVKIKEESVALKQENTKLRNQVSLLTKQVVKSRKPVFDPATAFQHHKENANPN; this comes from the exons ATGTCTTTTCCTAGAGCGGCATTAAAAAGATTTAATGAAGCGAAAG ATTCTGGCCCTCCTCCTGGCCACTACACCGTAAAACAGCCAGAAAAGAACCTTGGAACATTTAAATTTGAGCATGCTGGTGAAAGATTTAAATCAATGGAGTCAATTCCAGATGAAAGTGTACAAGCTGATAATAATACTTTCACAGCTCCTGTTCCCCCAATAACTAACAGCaagaaaaagttaaacttttctggctcagaaaataaaaag CCAGAAAAAAGAAGAACACCAGTGAAAAGTTCACCTAATGTTGTTTCAAAAGAAAAGCAAGCCTATGAAAGGGAG ATTCGTCAGCTGTTACAGCAGTGTAGTGACAGGGAAGCCGACATCAAACGTCATAAACTTGAAATCCAGCGGTTTGAGGGAAAAGTTAGCATTCTAACCAAGGATAAGATTTCACTTGAAAGCAATACAAGCCTTATGGAGAAAAGTATAGCAGCACTGACTAAGAAAAATGAGTTTCTTATAGCTCAG tgtgaaaaagagaagaaaaaggaaaacagTGAGTTGGAccttaaaaaactaaaaactcaAATTTTGTCAATGAAGcag CAAAGTGATAGAGACAAAATGAAAATTGCCAACTTGGAGGCGGACCTGGATGCTGCTAGGTCAAGGATTATGGCTTTGCGAGATGCAAACAAAGTGTTAG AGCAACTAAACCTTGAAATTGAAAAGCATGGAAGTGATGTATCCGTGCAGGTGGAAAGATTACAAG GATTGGTGGATAAACTCAGAGAAGAAAACGCTCGACTTCAGGATGAAGGAGAAGATACTAAATTAAAGCTCACAGAGATTCAAGAAGAGTTTAATGAAAAACTACAGTGTGTGCTCCAAGAACGTATGAAGGAATGTGAAAATAAGACACAG GCTGCCAATAAGCAAGTTGCAGAATTGCAAACCAACATACAAGATGCAGATGCAAAGCTTGAGGAATTGTCAGAAACAGTGAACTTATTGCAGTGTGAAAAGTCTGACATGCATGCAGTGAATGTAAAGTTGCAACAACATATATCTGAAACTGAACAACGATGTGAAACATTTGCTGCAGAGGAAAG TGAgcgaaaaaatgaattaaagaAGAGAATTATGGAAGTGGAAACCGCTCAAGTGGAAATTGAAAATCTTCAAAAGGAATTGAAAGAAAACAAGGAGAAGCATGAAAG CGTTTTGAAGGAGACTGACGAAAGACGCGCCGAAGCACTTGAAGAATCAAGGGCTCTGAATAAGAAGCTAG ATGCATTGGCGAAATGTGAAGCCGAATTGTCGCAAGAAGTTTCCAACAAAACTTCCGAAACCGAACAACTTCGTGGGCAGCTTGAGTCGGTGACGTCATCTAAGAACGATTTAGCCCAAGAGGTGGAAACTATAAAA AAAGAGCTTGGCTTGCTGCGTGCGGACCACAtggaaaaatcaaaaaagctAAACGAAGTGGAAACAGAGAAGAAAACGTTGATGGAACAGTTGGATGATAATAAACATCAACTTGAAAG acACAAGGAAGCGTCAATGACGTCTGAGGCGAAATATCTCGATTTGGAAAAGCAGTTTGCATCAGCTAATCAGAATGCTATGGCGATAAAAATGCGGGAGGAGAAGTTGAGATTGGAGGTGGAGGATGCAAGGATGACATGGAAGCAGGAAGAGGAAGGGCATCATGAGAAACTCAAGGAGTTTACAAG GAGGATTTTGGACACGCAGAAAAAACTGAACCAGCGTGAAAATGAAGTGAAAACTTTAACAGAAGAATTAGTGAGCATTAAGAGAGCTATGGATGATTTGAATGATAAATCCAATGAACAATGTCGAAACTCGGAAGTTGAAATATCAAG TTTGAAAGCTAAAAACGAGCAACttgagtgtgacgtcacaaagctgACCGAAGGAATTAACGAGCTGAAGGAGGCGGTAGAAAGCAAGGGAAATGCGGACGAAACAGAAAA ATGGAAGACATTGTATGAGGAGTTATTGGAGAAAGTGAAGCCTTTCCAG GGTCAGCTTGACGCCTACTCAGCAGAGAAAGCGATGCTtttgtccgaaacatctgctgctCAAGCTGAAACTACTAGACTTGGTCTAAAGTATGCGGAGTTACTTGGCCATCAGAACCAACGGcagaaaattaaacatatcGTGAAAATCAAGGAAGAAAGTGTTGCATTGAAACAG gaaaacacaaaattgCGAAACCAAGTATCTCTGCTGACGAAGCAAGTCGTAAAATCCCGTAAACCTGTGTTCGACCCTGCTACTGCATTTCAACATCATAAAGAGAACGCCAACCCCAACTAA
- the LOC100179427 gene encoding DNA polymerase eta isoform X1: MFKSNLAMSSFPSNRVVVLVDMDCFYVQVEQRRDSSLKGKPCAVVQYNQWKGGGIIAVSYEARDEGVTRNMRGDDAKAKCPEIILCKVPMANGKADLTRYRDAGAEVIQVLLQFGGVVERASVDEAYIDLTSVVDASMKEKRILPDLEQMGNTYVVGYPKDSCDDTTNARESGLSAYRDSANSDPDAERLLVAAAIVEKMRLAIYQQTSFRCSAGISHNKMLSKLSCGINKPNKQTILPFNMVAGLFQTIKIGKIRNLGGKLGKEIMFRFGVEKIGHLTNQTKQHLVDGFGEKTGLWLYEVCHGIDHEPVKERHVAQSVGCSKNFTGNDALGSRNKVKHWVRCLTTELVERLNKDKQMNNRVSHALTIHIGIKKPISRTCPISRYDVDDITMRCLATLETLNTNQDKESDTWSPKITNIGISAKNFQSIGKSSESSCNVATMLASAKAIKPANKIPEKTKEISTKKKRNSLDTFLVSPSKSAVQQQDPMSEENNLAKKFMFSTSSASNCGNQTESGVSKKKSFFAHLENKSGDGASCKIEAAYLDSKQNRSTGQLTLQEAVKQNNKSSQRINGLPALSQHTYDMKKVDMNIFNSLPQFLQEEIRAGSKPSTSESPSKKIKLAQSQPTSGQKSITGFFGSGKPQLSSVLVQKSKPKSDQKNLGIQTKGAENVPLGNATSVPMGYFRARTQAAAAIQDALKKQRLNTKLKPTSTHDLTTSTNKKQNPTNSHKFFEPQKRATPKANGSLWSSFVQEETYHCDRCSTNVALTEIETHSNFHALQDLNAN, from the exons atgtttaaatcaaatttgGCTATGAGTTCGTTTCCGTCAAACCGAGTCGTAGTCCTGGTTGACATGGATTGCTTCTACGTCCAAGTTGAACAACGTCGGGACTCGAGTTTAAAAGGAAAACCGTGCGCCGTGGTGCAATACAATCAGTGGAAAGGAGGAGG GATTATTGCTGTCAGTTATGAAGCAAGAGATGAGGGTGTCACACGGAATATGAGAGGAGATGATGCTAAAGCCAAATGTCCTGAAATTATTCTGTGCAAAGTACCCATGGCAAATGGGAAAGCTGATTTAACAAG gtACCGAGATGCTGGTGCTGAAGTGATTCAGGTTTTGCTTCAATTTGGCGGAGTGGTTGAGAGGGCAAGTGTTGATGAGGCTTACATTGATCTTACTTCTGTTGTGGATGCAAGTATGAAAGAGAAAAG aatACTACCTGATTTAGAACAGATGGGAAATACTTATGTGGTTGGATATCCGAAAGATTCTTGTGATG ATACTACAAACGCAAGAGAATCAGGATTATCGGCGTATCGGGACAGCGCAAACTCAGACCCAGATGCAGAGAGATTGTTGGTTGCTGCAGCAATTGTGGAAAAGATGAGGTTGGCAATTTATCAGCAAACATCTTTTCGTTGCTCTGCTGGGATCTCTCATAATAag ATGCTTTCAAAGCTTTCATGtggaataaacaaaccaaacaaacaGACCATTCTCCCTTTCAACATGGTGGCCGGTCTGTTTCAGACAATCAAGATTGGAAAAAT AAGGAACTTGGGAGGAAAGTTGGGGAAAGAAATCATGTTCAGGTTTGGAGTGGAGAAGATAGGTCATCTTACCAATCAGACAAAGCAACATTTAGTTGATGGATTTGGAGAAAAAACAGG GTTGTGGTTGTATGAAGTATGTCATGGGATTGATCATGAACCTGTGAAGGAACGACATGTTGCGCAATCTGTTGGATGCAGTAAAAATTTCACAGGCAATGATGCTCTTGGATCTCGTAATAAAGTAAAGCATTGGGTTCGATGCCTGACGACAGAACTTGTCGAGCGATTGAACAAAGACAAGCAAATG aacAACAGAGTTTCTCATGCTCTAACAATTCATATCGGAATTAAAAAACCAATTTCAAGAACTTGCCCGATCAGCCGTTATGatgttgatgacatcacaatgaggTGTTTAGCGACTTTGGAAACACTTAACACGAACCAGGACAAAGAGTCAGATActtg GTCACCAAAAATCACAAATATTGGGATTTCAGCCAAAAATTTTCAATCCATTGGTAAATCATCAG AATCATCTTGTAATGTTGCAACAATGCTTGCATCTGCTAAAGCCATAAAACCAGCAAATAAGATACCTGAAAAAACGAAag AAATTTcgacaaagaaaaaaagaaattctcTCGATACATTTCTTGTTTCTCCAAGCAAATCAGCGGTGCAACAACAAGATCCTATGTCTGAAGAAAATAATCTGGCCAAAAAGTTCATGTTCTCAACAAGTAGTGCCTCAAATTGTGGCAATCAGACCGAATCTGGTGTCAGtaaaaaaaagtcattttttgcACATTTGGAAAACAAATCAGGTGATGGGGCTTCATGTAAAATAGAAGCCGCTTATTTGGACAGCAAGCAAA ATAGAAGCACTGGTCAGTTAACGCTTCAAGAAGCTgtaaagcaaaacaacaaatctTCGCAACGAATCAATGGACTTCCTGCTTTG AGTCAACACACTTATGACATGAAAAAGGTGGATATGAATATTTTCAATTCATTACCACAGTTTTTACAAGAAGAG ATTCGTGCTGGAAGTAAACCTTCAACATCCGAGTCCCCTtctaaaaagataaaacttgCACAAAGTCAACCTACAAGTGGTCAGAAATCTATAACTGGATTTTTCGGTTCTGGGAAACCACAACTCAGCAGTGTTTTGGTTCAAAAATCTAAACCAAAAAGTGATCAAAAGAATTTAGGCATCCAAACTAAAG GTGCTGAAAATGTTCCTTTGGGGAATGCTACTTCTGTACCAATGGGATATTTCCGAGCACGTACACAAGCAGCAGCCGCAATACAAGATGCATTAAAGAAGCAAAGATtaaatacaaagttaaaaCCAACTTCCACCCATGACCTTACTACCTCTACGAATAAAAAACAGAACCCAACCAACAGCCATAAGTTCTTTGAGCCACAAAAACG TGCCACACCAAAAGCGAATGGAAGTTTATGGAGTTCATTTGTTCAAGAAGAAACTTACCACTGTGACCGCTGCAGCACTAATGTTGCATTAACAGAAATAGAAACTCATTCAAACTTTCATGCCCTTCAAGATTTGAATGCAAATTGA
- the LOC100179427 gene encoding DNA polymerase eta isoform X2 has product MFKSNLAMSSFPSNRVVVLVDMDCFYVQVEQRRDSSLKGKPCAVVQYNQWKGGGIIAVSYEARDEGVTRNMRGDDAKAKCPEIILCKVPMANGKADLTRYRDAGAEVIQVLLQFGGVVERASVDEAYIDLTSVVDASMKEKRILPDLEQMGNTYVVGYPKDSCDDTTNARESGLSAYRDSANSDPDAERLLVAAAIVEKMRLAIYQQTSFRCSAGISHNKMLSKLSCGINKPNKQTILPFNMVAGLFQTIKIGKIRNLGGKLGKEIMFRFGVEKIGHLTNQTKQHLVDGFGEKTGLWLYEVCHGIDHEPVKERHVAQSVGCSKNFTGNDALGSRNKVKHWVRCLTTELVERLNKDKQMNNRVSHALTIHIGIKKPISRTCPISRYDVDDITMRCLATLETLNTNQDKESDTWSPKITNIGISAKNFQSIGKSSEISTKKKRNSLDTFLVSPSKSAVQQQDPMSEENNLAKKFMFSTSSASNCGNQTESGVSKKKSFFAHLENKSGDGASCKIEAAYLDSKQNRSTGQLTLQEAVKQNNKSSQRINGLPALSQHTYDMKKVDMNIFNSLPQFLQEEIRAGSKPSTSESPSKKIKLAQSQPTSGQKSITGFFGSGKPQLSSVLVQKSKPKSDQKNLGIQTKGAENVPLGNATSVPMGYFRARTQAAAAIQDALKKQRLNTKLKPTSTHDLTTSTNKKQNPTNSHKFFEPQKRATPKANGSLWSSFVQEETYHCDRCSTNVALTEIETHSNFHALQDLNAN; this is encoded by the exons atgtttaaatcaaatttgGCTATGAGTTCGTTTCCGTCAAACCGAGTCGTAGTCCTGGTTGACATGGATTGCTTCTACGTCCAAGTTGAACAACGTCGGGACTCGAGTTTAAAAGGAAAACCGTGCGCCGTGGTGCAATACAATCAGTGGAAAGGAGGAGG GATTATTGCTGTCAGTTATGAAGCAAGAGATGAGGGTGTCACACGGAATATGAGAGGAGATGATGCTAAAGCCAAATGTCCTGAAATTATTCTGTGCAAAGTACCCATGGCAAATGGGAAAGCTGATTTAACAAG gtACCGAGATGCTGGTGCTGAAGTGATTCAGGTTTTGCTTCAATTTGGCGGAGTGGTTGAGAGGGCAAGTGTTGATGAGGCTTACATTGATCTTACTTCTGTTGTGGATGCAAGTATGAAAGAGAAAAG aatACTACCTGATTTAGAACAGATGGGAAATACTTATGTGGTTGGATATCCGAAAGATTCTTGTGATG ATACTACAAACGCAAGAGAATCAGGATTATCGGCGTATCGGGACAGCGCAAACTCAGACCCAGATGCAGAGAGATTGTTGGTTGCTGCAGCAATTGTGGAAAAGATGAGGTTGGCAATTTATCAGCAAACATCTTTTCGTTGCTCTGCTGGGATCTCTCATAATAag ATGCTTTCAAAGCTTTCATGtggaataaacaaaccaaacaaacaGACCATTCTCCCTTTCAACATGGTGGCCGGTCTGTTTCAGACAATCAAGATTGGAAAAAT AAGGAACTTGGGAGGAAAGTTGGGGAAAGAAATCATGTTCAGGTTTGGAGTGGAGAAGATAGGTCATCTTACCAATCAGACAAAGCAACATTTAGTTGATGGATTTGGAGAAAAAACAGG GTTGTGGTTGTATGAAGTATGTCATGGGATTGATCATGAACCTGTGAAGGAACGACATGTTGCGCAATCTGTTGGATGCAGTAAAAATTTCACAGGCAATGATGCTCTTGGATCTCGTAATAAAGTAAAGCATTGGGTTCGATGCCTGACGACAGAACTTGTCGAGCGATTGAACAAAGACAAGCAAATG aacAACAGAGTTTCTCATGCTCTAACAATTCATATCGGAATTAAAAAACCAATTTCAAGAACTTGCCCGATCAGCCGTTATGatgttgatgacatcacaatgaggTGTTTAGCGACTTTGGAAACACTTAACACGAACCAGGACAAAGAGTCAGATActtg GTCACCAAAAATCACAAATATTGGGATTTCAGCCAAAAATTTTCAATCCATTGGTAAATCATCAG AAATTTcgacaaagaaaaaaagaaattctcTCGATACATTTCTTGTTTCTCCAAGCAAATCAGCGGTGCAACAACAAGATCCTATGTCTGAAGAAAATAATCTGGCCAAAAAGTTCATGTTCTCAACAAGTAGTGCCTCAAATTGTGGCAATCAGACCGAATCTGGTGTCAGtaaaaaaaagtcattttttgcACATTTGGAAAACAAATCAGGTGATGGGGCTTCATGTAAAATAGAAGCCGCTTATTTGGACAGCAAGCAAA ATAGAAGCACTGGTCAGTTAACGCTTCAAGAAGCTgtaaagcaaaacaacaaatctTCGCAACGAATCAATGGACTTCCTGCTTTG AGTCAACACACTTATGACATGAAAAAGGTGGATATGAATATTTTCAATTCATTACCACAGTTTTTACAAGAAGAG ATTCGTGCTGGAAGTAAACCTTCAACATCCGAGTCCCCTtctaaaaagataaaacttgCACAAAGTCAACCTACAAGTGGTCAGAAATCTATAACTGGATTTTTCGGTTCTGGGAAACCACAACTCAGCAGTGTTTTGGTTCAAAAATCTAAACCAAAAAGTGATCAAAAGAATTTAGGCATCCAAACTAAAG GTGCTGAAAATGTTCCTTTGGGGAATGCTACTTCTGTACCAATGGGATATTTCCGAGCACGTACACAAGCAGCAGCCGCAATACAAGATGCATTAAAGAAGCAAAGATtaaatacaaagttaaaaCCAACTTCCACCCATGACCTTACTACCTCTACGAATAAAAAACAGAACCCAACCAACAGCCATAAGTTCTTTGAGCCACAAAAACG TGCCACACCAAAAGCGAATGGAAGTTTATGGAGTTCATTTGTTCAAGAAGAAACTTACCACTGTGACCGCTGCAGCACTAATGTTGCATTAACAGAAATAGAAACTCATTCAAACTTTCATGCCCTTCAAGATTTGAATGCAAATTGA